The stretch of DNA CGTCGACCGAGCTCATCATGCCCGTGAGCGCTTGCTCGAGGATCTGATCTCGGCCCGCGGCCGCACCGTAGTGCGATTGCGCGTACGCGACCTCGGTCTCCAGGCGCGACGCATCCACGGCCGGATTCCCGGTTGCCCGTTCGGCCGGAAGCTTCGCCACGATGTGCCTGGTGTGCAGGTATGAGACGAGCGCGCTCGTGACGCCGCGGAACGGCGTCTGGGGATCGATCGGCTTGTAGTACGCGCGTTCCAGCTGCATGAGGGCGATGCCGACGAGTTGATCGTCGGACGGTCCTCCGAAGAGATCGCCGATGCTGCCGCTCGCCGCGATGCGAAGCGGCAGGCCGTTCTGCGTGCCGAAGGCACCGCTGCGGTTGCCGACGTACAACGCGCCGGCGGCAACGAGGACGGCGACGAGAAGCGCGATGATTGTGGTGCGGACGTTCAATGGCTGAGCCTCGGAGCGGGGTCGATCGGCTTTCCGTTGTAGCGGATCTCGAAGTGGACGTGGGGACCGGTCGAATACCCCGTGTTCCCCGAGGCGGCGATGGCCTGCCCGCGCTGGACGACCTGTCCTGCCGAGACGTAGAACGCGGAGAGATGCCCGTAGCCGGTCGAGTAGTGATTACCGTTGTCGATCAAAATGTAGTTTCCGTATCCACCATACCATTGTGCCATGATAACCGTCCCTGCCGCCGCGGCGGTTACGGTGGTTCCCACCGGAACCGCGATGTCGAGCCCTGGGTGAAAATCCGGTCCGCCGCCAAAAGGATTCGATCGCCAGCCGAACGGCGAGGTGATGGGGCCGGTAACCGGCCACGAGAAGCGTCCGTTGGAGCGGATGGGCGCGCCGGCGATCCCGGCTGCGCGCCGGCCCGATGCTTGCTCCGCTTCGATCTCCCGCGTGCGCAGCTGGATCAGCGCTTCGAGCTGCGCTTCTTGGGCCGCAGAGAGATCTTCCATGTTCGCAACTTGCGTCGCGATGTGTCGCCGGTCGCTATCGGCGAGAGAGACGAGGTTGACGCGCTCGGCGGCAAGCGACCCCAGTTGCGAGCGCGCCTGCGCTTGCTGCTGCTCCTCGTCCTGAAGCGCGACTTGGTTCGCTTCGAGCGCGCGCTCGGTGGAGAGAACGCGCTTGGCCGCTGCCTGCCGCTGGCGCACGACGCGCTGGTTCGCGGCGATCAGCAGGCGCAGGTCGTCCCACGACTCGACGAAGTCGCTAAACGATCTTGCCGCCAGCAGCACGCTCAGGTAGTTTGGCGAGCCGTATTCGTAGATGTCGACGAGCCTGTGGCGAAGCAGGGAGTCTTGGAGCTGCAGCGAGCGTTGCGCGGCCACGAGCTGCAGCGCGTACCAATGTAAGCGCCGCTCCGTCTCGTGCTGCTCGGCGCCGAGATGCGAGAGCGTGGCGTCGACCGTCGAGATCGCGGCGTTGGTCTGATCGAGCTGCGACTGGAGATCGTTCACCCGCGCAGCCGCGGCGTGGAGCTGCACGCGTTTGACGTGCAGGCGCCGATGCAGTTCCTCGGTGCGCAATCGCTGCGCTCTGATGCGCTGCTCGAGCGTCCTCATGTGCTGCACGTGCTCTTCGTGCAGGCGTACGCTCGCGCGGGACGCCGCCGCCGCACCGGCGGGCATTGCCACGAGCAGCAGGCAGGCGAGCAGCCGTCGCATCACGTCTGAAGATGGCGTCCGACGGCGAACCACGCAGCACTCGCGCCGATGATACCGCCGACGAGGAAGAGCTGCAGTATGAGGCTCGGGACGTCGACGGAGGCCACGTTGAACTGCACGAAGGGCAGCGCTTCGA from Candidatus Dormiibacterota bacterium encodes:
- a CDS encoding peptidoglycan DD-metalloendopeptidase family protein, with the protein product MRRLLACLLLVAMPAGAAAASRASVRLHEEHVQHMRTLEQRIRAQRLRTEELHRRLHVKRVQLHAAAARVNDLQSQLDQTNAAISTVDATLSHLGAEQHETERRLHWYALQLVAAQRSLQLQDSLLRHRLVDIYEYGSPNYLSVLLAARSFSDFVESWDDLRLLIAANQRVVRQRQAAAKRVLSTERALEANQVALQDEEQQQAQARSQLGSLAAERVNLVSLADSDRRHIATQVANMEDLSAAQEAQLEALIQLRTREIEAEQASGRRAAGIAGAPIRSNGRFSWPVTGPITSPFGWRSNPFGGGPDFHPGLDIAVPVGTTVTAAAAGTVIMAQWYGGYGNYILIDNGNHYSTGYGHLSAFYVSAGQVVQRGQAIAASGNTGYSTGPHVHFEIRYNGKPIDPAPRLSH